The nucleotide sequence TGAGTGCATTTTTAGTGttatgttcaaaataattaaaatgcgTATCTTGCATTTTCCTCGATGCACCCTCCTATATAATCTTTGCGCTCGAaccaccctatatattttgtatttctagaaattcttcagaaatactgattataataataataagaatttcGAAATGCGAAAAATATACAAGttgatttatttgtaataacaaagttcatcattttttcgaaaaaaagaaagatctgactaaaatataaataccaccataataacggccgtatcacaagacccttatACACAAAAATTCTCACtcactttatatatatttatataccttAGTAATAACTTGAACTTTGTTTACTGAACTGAATGTAGAAAACACGTTACTTTGGTGAAACAATAGCCTAAATGCTGTCACCCCTAATTAGGCGAAGTATTTTCACATCAAACGGAACGAAAACCCCTCATGtacatcataaaaataaaatattttcgacaaGAAAATTGTTTCAAGTAGTGAAACTAGCAAACTGTGTTTAAAtgaaaaacagataaaatcggtgtttttatctttttatttaaagtgtAAATATCTTCGTTTCGGAAACCGCCCGGCATATTCAGAAGTTGGGGGATGAGATCACATCTCCTATTATACGTTGTATAGTTAAAACTACAAGACAAATTACTGATAACGAAAATTGAACAGATTTTTAAAGCCTCCCGACTAATACCTAACCATCATTTTGGATATAGAGCGCAACATGCCTCCAtagaacagaaaaatatatacaagatgAAGAATACTAGTTGGATGCCCAGATATGATGGACTACTGAATAAAACTAGGAAACACGTCCTAAACAACAGTTTTCTTATCCTAATATCCTACCTGCAAGATAAACAGATAAGTCAAAATTCAAGATCACATCACATTTCTAGATTCAATAATGTCGGACATTCCACAGAGAAGTGCACATGGACCGATTCTCTTTATATACAAAActaatattatcagaaataaTAAAGTAACTACTGCAACATATGTTGATTCTACTGTTGCGCTAACATCTCTTCATAACCCTGCCATTTCTTCCCAAATATTGCAGCTGAAAACTTGGGGATTTAGagtgaatgaaaataaatctattaTGGTCACCTACACCCAACTGTGATGTTGAACAAGCATATTCTGGAGCTAACAGAAAGTAAAAAATACCTTGGAATTCATATAGACTGAAGACTAACCTGGAGAACACACATACGAGtagtaagaaaaaataattgggtCTAAAACTCAGTTAACAGGTCGAAGATCCCATTCAACAATCAATTGCTAGTATAGAAAGTCACACTGAAACCCATCTGGAGTTATGGTATACACTACATCCAACTCGAAGATAGCGTCTAATTGTCGCTCTAAGTACAACTTATTGTTAGCCTACTAatgtcaaaattcaaattttatctgGATAATTTTCTGAGTTGATTgctgtaatatttttcaattttaaatcatCGCTTTTCTCGTAACAGAAAAAAGTTGTGAAGTATACGCGCAACCTCAAGCTAAAATCTAGTACTTTCTTCccttgtatataaataactatttttggAAAGTTTATAAACATAGAtcaatttcaagatttttttattatttgtacaGAGATTTTTTATCGAATgatattcaaaaatcaaaaaagcatTTTTGGAATTACGGTGAGTTAGAACATGAGCAACGATTTGTAATagtaaaaatttcatgaaaaaaaaaagaattttcattttaaaaagatCGAAAATATCTCAGTTTTGAATAAACTTGAAGAAATATATGTCTAAAAACCAGAAAAGCGAGTGTTGACAACCGATTTCactacattttttctttcaagtCTACCTCGTATAAACTCGTTCCGATTTCTCGGTCAAAGCGACAAACTAAGCGCTGAAGAAAAGTGGGTGATAGTCATTGTAGTGGGCACCGCAACGTCTGCGATCTCGTTAGGAGATTACGTCGTAGAAAAGAGGCCATGGAAGTAATAATATAATCGATTTGAAATCCTTGTTGTGTTACATCATCTCTATATATTCCGTGACTACGAGGCGCCAAAATACAGTGCAGTAtacgatattttttatactcacaataataaaaacttttttatacgaTAGCTGATTTTTTAAGAATAACATAAAACAGCATTCTTCTTCATCCCTGTTCTTTTCACCAATTCCTCATTATTTCACAGTTTCATTAActtttcatgaatttttccttttcttGGTGTTTTGAGTTCTAACATTGTCTGATTTTGGAAGATTTACTctgagtttttttcaaatcatttgattgattttaaCAGTTCagtaaataaatgtttgtatCAACTATCTGTTCAATTCGTTGACAAATCATatggtataaaaaaaattgattctctACTCAATAGGCTCTTTTATTAGGTTGGCTTTTCGAcagatgaattttttaaatagcacATATCTTTCGACTCCTTTTTTGCACAACCTAAAGATCCAACACAGGATAAACTTACAAGGAACCCACGgttatctaattttttatttggaaatattcagTATAAGCCTCTTATACAAAGACTGCGGTACCTCTTgtctgttttttattatataaacactgcaaatataaaaaataaagcacTGTTATACTTGGACTTTCTTCGTGATGGTcagacaaaaaaattacattcaaCAATGAACCAACCACGATTCCTACCCGCGAGTTTTCATACCCTGCTTTATACCAAGCGAAAGGTAGTGGGAATGGTTTTGCGCAAACAATGCGCAAGGAATGAATGATGAtgagaaacataaattttatttgtaaccCGTCcaatgtcaaaaatataacatacGCATAAATAACCAAAATTAGCATTTTTTTTCTCTCATGGAAAAGAAGTAGAGTACGaacaatatataaaacaacaattaacaGATGATGAATATGaggaagaaaaattaatgacaGATCTAGAAGAAGCACTATAAAAAACTTGAGATGATGAGATGAGAAAAAACTTCCCAATCCCATAGAACAAGTTATTCAATTCAGATATCTGGGCATGGACATATTAAGTACCCACGACCCAGTTAAAGACCTAAGAAGCCAGATTAACAAAGCATCCGCACTATCAGGATGTCTACGAGATATCTACAAGACTTGTATCAGACCCATCATGACGTACATGCTGAGGGTAACCGAGATGAAAACACTGAGAACAATAGtggagaaaacaagaagagACAGAGTAAGAAATACAGATGTCAAAGAGCAATCTGGGATACAAGACATTGTGAGATGGGGAAGACAACGTAAGAGGCAGTGGTACAACCATGTAAGACGGATGGACGAGAACAGACTTCCGAGAATGGTCCTAGAAAACAACCCGTCTGGCTCAAGGTCTCCCGGGAGACCACCTAAAAGGTGGAAAGATAGTTGGCAATCCACCTCTTAGGAAAAGATGCAGAGGCAGCTTCAGAATTAACAGATCGACAGATctccaagaagtagaagaagaagaagagttgaaaatacataaaatttcttttacttcttatttattagacgatttatcaacaaaaaatatatgtataaatagaTAACCATAAAAATAGTGGTATGAAAATAGCaggtgaaaaaatttgattacttGGGACAAAAAATcagtgaaaaaagaaaaagctgAGAGAaactaaataatgaataataatgaaactGTTTTATGCCATGAGTAATGCCATTAACAAGAGAGTTATTACCAGGGACACAGACGAAAGtgttaagttttatttttattcttataccTCTCTGTATGTTATCGTGGATAAATATCGAAATAGGTTTAAACACCAATATTTTAcctgtttcaaaaataaatttacaattaaaaaatacctATTATAAAGGCAAGTTATCaactataataatatatagaCCAATCTTGGACTTCGGCTGTGATTCTttgatattgaataaaacaGTAAGAATAGTGGAGATGAAGTATTTGTTTGGTTTAATTCcgttattttgatttcaaacatttagctaaaaataataattattatcatctTTGCTTAAAGTTCACAGTCATATCAAATCATACTTATGATTCCAATGAGTAATTCCATTTTTCGGAATTGAAACTCTGTGTcgtcattattaaaaatagcgATGCAATATATGACTAACCAATAAAGTATGCGCTCATTAATATGACAATACGTAGTCGTGTTCTTGaaatttaacatcaaaataactTCTAGTACCTTACcaattacaagaaaaatgaaatggtaaaatataatgtattgatatttgaacaatttgtatacattatgattttataaaaacataaaccTCAATATTTAGTACTATTTATTAGATTTTGAGAAAATGCTGTAACAGGTCAGTTTTTGTTCTAAGGGGAAAACATGTTCATGATAAAGGGAATATACCATGTGTAGCACATCAATAGACATGCATATGGATGCGTTATTCATAATGAtcgtccatattttttttctaatattcacACTGTTCACAAAAAAAGTCTCAATTAATTTAATGTTAGAAaactatataattaaatatgatGTGATGAATATTAACTAAATTAGAAgtataatacataaaattataaattcccTAATCGAAATTATGTCGAACGTTACTAAACAGCATTCATGTTCTTACTTCATCCTCTTACTTCTTCTATTGAATCGGATTCTGttgtataaattttactttttaaataacccGATAAAAAAATCTAGTGGCGTTAAATAGGAGAAGTTTTAAGGCCATACAAAAAAACTCTCCTTCCAATCCTTTGCATAGGAAGTATTCATTCTAATATTATCTATTAACAACACCGTCTTGTTAATTATTtcgtttatgttttttttttcgtttatccttatcttttttcttccattttagTCATAGTGATTGTTTCTGATGCATACATTGTTATGGGTCTCATTGGTTTTTGTTCGCTCGGTTTATacctattattttttctatttagttgCTTATTATACCtaggtatttaattttttattctctatttAAGTATATGACCATCTATTTTCAGAATTGGACACCGAGGATAGATTAGAATACAATTTCTTCCCGAACAACACTGGATTTGTACAGTTTCGTGTAAGAGCTGCCAATGATGCTCATTTGGCTCTTACTACACAGGCCGCTGAATGCGACCCaatgtatgaaatttttatcGGCGGCTGGGGTAACTCCAAAtcaattattcgaaaaaatagaACCAAACCAGATGTCGCTGAGGTACCCACGCCAGGAATTTTGAACCCAAATGAATTTCGTGGATTTTGGATCAGGTTAGTTTCAACTATATTTCATCatagtttctttattttcatgaataatcctcggacatttatttattagaaaaatattaggTTTCATAGAATAAGTTGTCCAAAAACTATTTAACAGTTATTATTTCCCgcttatttcattaaaaatgcgTCTTTTCATTCAATAACATCGCCTGTACAAGTTAattctaagaaatttaaatttttatcgaCAAATGAATATCTCCATCTAATTGAAAAGAAGAATCAGTAATCTTCCATAATgccatctattttttttttcgataaataaatttcttgtaaTGAATCAGAGAAAGATTCAAGAAGCTTTGAGAAAACctttttattcaataaagtGTCTCTAAGTGCTAAAACGATCACACGGATTGAGATGAAATCTGTTGTATACAGATAcagttgtaataaaaaatttagggTACTTTAGAAACAAAGTTTTATCAGGGTCTCTAACTCACTATtgtgaaacaaaattttacagggTTCTTTGTTAAGAGATATGATATAATACCTCATGTGCTAATGAACTAATCAagttataaattgttttaacaCATATTAAAATACCCAAAGGTCAAAAGGCCTAAAACAACTGGAATCAATCGGGAAAAAAGTATTCTTTGTTTGGAACATGCTATTTAATGAAGGAATGGAATGCTTAGTTAGTTATtctaatttttacaaattgtaaTTGAACCCTCATTGCTCATTTTTCTAGATGGCAAAACGGTAACATTGCTGTTGGAAGGGAAAATGAACAAGCACCATTCCTGTCATGGAATGACTATGCACCCATCAATATTGAATATGTAGGAGTCTGTACCGGCTGGGGAGCTAATGGCTCTTGGATAATTGAACCACCCAGAGGAGGTGGCGGTGAGTATCTAAAGTTAGTTACACATTTTAATGTTTAGACCTCTAAAAGTGTCATCACTATCTTTGAATCActctaaatatttcattcaaatttatagtcAGTATTAATTCCTCGTGATATGATATGGGGAGAGCTAGACATACTTTGAagtttaaaaactaaaaatgtttGTGTACATCCCCACTATACTACTTGTATTATATAGTAGCTTAACCAAGTATCGAGTAAAAAAGGTGTGGAATAAATAGACTCATTTATGTTGAAATATGACGCTTGCATTTACATATAAAACAACAGTTTTTGTATCGAAAGAATCGTATCGCCGCAAATTGGATGCATTCTATTACAAATTAAATCAGCCATTTCCATTTTATGTTATCGTTGTTAACAAAAGTAGATGGACGATCCACACGAGGCGAATTTTCGATCACTTTAAGACCTTCACTGAATGCTTTACACTACTCAAATACTTGCGTTTGCATAAAGTAGTCTTCCTAAAACACTTATGCAATGTTGTCAATGATCCCGATATGGAACTCAAACTTCATACAAATACCAAAAAGGGTTATACCAATGTCTTATtaacaaacaaatgaaaataccTCCGTTCGTcagttcattaaaatttgaaaaaaaaaattttgcggAGGTTTAAAACAATTACATATTGTCATCGTCATATTTTACAAACCACATAACCTAGAAAACGAGAGACAATCAACCTTTACTTTTGCAAGTCGAAAAGTTGATaagttcaattaattgaatttggTAATGTTTTTGAACCCGCTATATTCTCCAGATCTAACCCCCAGCGACTACTGGCTCTCTCAAAACTGAAAACAGTGCccctaaaataaaatatcaaagtgGAAGTAATTGCTGAAATAGAAGCTTATTTTaaggtcaaaaaaatttattatcaataacatAGGAAACTTGAAGAAGTGTTAGACTGATTAATTACTAGTTTGACTAATAGCGAAATTTGACAGAAAAGCTTTTTTTGCTTACTAGACCGGGTATTAGTTGATGTGTTTgatactttcaaaatataatgtATATGTAAAATGTTACAGGCTATGGTGGAGCTCCTCAAAATTACACAGCACCTCCGACCAACTTTTCATCTGTATGCTGGGCTCCAGGTAGATCAGGTCAAATACCTCCAAGAGCTTATGCTGGTGGTGAAGATAATGGCGAACCTTTATTCGTTATCAGAGCTCAATACAATGGAGCTCTTATCCCAGGCAAACTTGTTCAAAGTCATGGTTGCGGGTACGTCCCATGGGGAGGAAATGAGAATTCCGTTCAAGAATACGAAGTTTTATGCGATTTCCCTGGACGATGGGTCGCCACATCTCGAGGAAACATCCCTCCAAATGCTCTAACAGCTGGACAAAGTGAAGATGGTGAACCATTATATGTAGGTCGTGTTGTCCATGATGGCTCCTTGACTGTCGGAAAAGTACAACCAAGTCATGGAGTATGCTACATACCATATGGGGGTCAGGAACTGTCTTTCCCCGACTATGAAATTCTGGtacaataaatgaaaagatGTTATTGAATCTTGAGACATGCTGCCTAGAATAACCatccatatttaaaaaaaatatatatatctaaTAATTAAGCGAGCGAGTTAAGCataatatgaaaagaaatatgGCTTCTAGAGGTGCCTTTATTATTGTTAGAGATTGTGTTTTTACTTTACTCATTTATTCAGttacatgtttatttattaaattctgaGTATTGaatatgattttatatgaatatgcaCAATTGTCTTCATTTATATtgtaatacatattttattgaGGTACTAAggcatttcatttatttttcttttaataaaaataaaccatCCTTTAACCACGAAGGACAATTCGGTTTTCCAGTTATGATTTTTATTGTCATCATAATTAAgctattaaatttttgaaattaaaacagTGTCCAAGAGACATTCTGGgtattaaattaaaagttactttaataattattagtaaCTCCGAGAAATTAAGGATTCTTAGTAGTGCTGGTCCTTGATTACGTTCTAATattaagtttttcaatttttttgtctaattgcgaaataaaaagttgttcttcccaagatcgaattagatcattattttgtttttgataagaattcgcagggtcttgtttaatttttttgtaagttgtcttatcgtttaataatttcatcattttactattataatcttctgatttcatgataccagttttattagatttatctgctttcaaaattttgagatttctgtttttatttatgaattctttggttttagttatattttgaggtttaatattgttttgttgttgtttgtttttcaatttatttttgaaattagtgatattagtatcagatcttattttattttcaatttcgttatttaaatGATTGGTgttgcattcaatattacataagatatttgtcacAGGTAATTGTTtgtcactagaaatattttgtgcaaaattgggaccaaaatataaaacctaatcactttttaataaatgcaaagaaaaaaataatgagaaaactgaTGAGCTGATATTAAAACAACAACCTATTgctgaaaatacaaatatttaaaggCAGCTCAAAACAAAGTTTTCCAGATCACTCTCGTGTGTAAATATTCTCAGCCGACCGCGTTGGTTCTTATCGGCAGttgtgttttgtataaaaagtagaagtcaaattaaaattaaatgatcacatataattaaagaaaaacttttcgAAATATCTTGACATATTATACCAACATAACAAGTCGATTTCGGATACGCATAAATTCAACTGATTTTTATCCCAGGTGTCATTTTATTAGAGCCATGTCGCCAATTCGTACAgccaaatttttttctatagattttcactcgtataaaaaattttcattctaatGTTTTAAAggtttaatgaaataaaacaacaacTTTAAGCTTTTCCTGTaaatctataatattttttataatgttcaTACACAACTTTGAATATTTCAGTAGAAGCAGTGGATAATACCCTCATTAAGTAAGATATAGCATGTTGATCACATATAGTTAACAAACTGTACAAACAGTTATTTAAGTGCatctgaaaatgaaatttttttaatgcattttCAATAAGGACCAACTAAAATGAATATTACGAGAGAACttccaacagacaataataatattaaaaatctggATAAAAGTTACTatagttatatataaaataataattttctgcAGACCAGTATTATCTCTGTATTATTTATCTGGCTAAttaggataaaaaaaatttgataaagaaTAAAGGAACtcaaaacgtcaatttaatgtctttcaaaaattattaaaaaaaactaattttaaaacagaaaagacctaaaatcaagaacacatttagaagcataaaaaaatttaccttAACTTTTGGAAATATGTTTATCTTTTCATACTGTTCCAATGTATCGGCAATAATGTACATAGCGATTCTGGACATATCTTTTTGGTGGacaactaaattttttgttaatttctctAATTGGAAAGCACAATCCGATAACTGTTGAACGACTTCTTCCTCAGTTGTTTCATCCGCGTCACTCTTTGAACAGAGAGTTTTTAATAACATtctaaattgtttcaaatatggTGGTAACCTATCCATAATAATAGATTTGCggtatttcaataaatttgataatagaGATATTGCTAAGGTATACGATTCTTTGAAATCTATTTGTTCTTTATTCAATGATATTGTAGCACTCAATATTAAAACATCTATTAAAGATGGCGATAGATGGAgctagaaaaaatatataaaaagaaataaagctgcaataaaatgattttatttctattttacttGCTTTGTCTGCACTATTGTTATCTCAAAGTTGAGTATGTCTTTGCTATAATCGGCATTTCTGAAATGGTGAATGATTTGCGATATAAGTATTTCTAGcgaatctaataatttttttgttttgatagaATTTATGTTTGAAGTTAATATCGCCACCCAGGTTTTCAATACATTTCCAAACGCCTCGtgtttgtttttaatcaaaaaactTTCCTAAAAATAGAAGTGTTAATTAATTTGAGATTAGGAGATTTCTTCAGTAATGCCAAGATTTTATGATGAACTATGAGTTATATCTACGCCGAGCACTATTTTATCTTTGTCTTTAGCTCTCCTGGATTCTTGATACTAAAATAAGCCTGGTTACTATGAAGGCAGATAGGCTAGCTAAAAGTTGGACGAAGAGAGAAGATGCCGAATAAATGGTTATTCTGGATTGGAAATggtaaaaaataagttataaaaaggaaaagaggTTCGAGGGTGGTTAGCTAGGTTAACTaagttttggaaaataaaagatatactTACTGAAATGAATAAAAGATCTTccatgattgaaaaaaaatcttcattagaAACACATCCGACTATTAGAAGCATCAATGGTGAAAATTCGTCGAATCTTTTGTAAACTGTTTGGTTGTTTTTGCAcactttccatattttcaatggtAGATCATCTacgtttgtttttaaaacagttttgttTTGTAAAACTGTATTGAATAGCTGCAAATAACTGGACTTATcaaattcttcatatttttgtagCGAAAACTCTAGATAcgattttaaaattgtttctaattgtgaaattttttcagtttcttcttGTGCTATAAACATTCTCATAGTATACACATATCCAGGTAATAAAAAATCTTCCGGATCACTTGTAAGAactaattcatatattttgttgcATATTATCAGCTTAAAATTTTCAGCCATACTTTTTATCTCCTTCggtaattttagttttttatactaaaaaaaattattcgttaTTAAGTTCCCTTTCCCAATCAACCTTAAAAAATTACCTTGTTCAATgtatttaaaatacaaatagcaCAATACATGTATGTGTGTATATGCAACTTATCTGCCATATGCAAAACGAATGACTCAACATTTACTACTTCTTCTCTATCtcgaaacaaattttctattatcaaaGTAACTACACTCTTCCATTCAATGAAATTGGTCAAGACTTCATCGCATAAgttgtttattgtaaatatatctTCTAATCTGTATTTATACTGTTGAAGGATTCCTAGAGCATTTCAATTTAGAATATATAGTATACTAGtgtaaaattatgataattatacAAAGTGTGCATTAAGGTTCtgttagtaaaaaattttcaagataaATGGCGACGAGGAAAAAAATGTCTATAGATTTTTGTGCCGACACAAGTATCAAATTAGATTGATGAATCAAAATGTCAAGAGAACTCAAACATCTTTCAATTTTACGCCAAAATGGTACTCTGCGCAAAGCTTGGTATTGTGTACCGTTTACggaatttttgatttgaaaattttgaagtgAGAGCCAATGCTGGTATGAAGTTATTAATTACTTTAAAatcacaagaaaaatattaagaacatgaaataaaatttcgttaGAGCAAGTATTCAAAATATCCCCATCTTCACGAATACGTAATTCTATCCTTTTTTAAATGGTTAGCGATcattaaaatgaaattggaTTCTGTCTTGCAATTTTGACGAGAATATACTTTTTCCTTAAGATATTACCAAACAGTGCAATGTCAATGCCAAATGATTAAAATCCATCTATTCGGAAAATAGTTACTCATCTAAAATAGATTGTTTCGCTTGTTTAGCTTCAAATCTTCTATAATGTTCATATTtaattgaatagtttttaattagtAAAAGGTGCGTTGATCTAAACACACGGTGAATCTTACTTAAGTAATTTATACACTAACACTTCTACTCAACTATTCACAGCACTAATTTGTTTGAATACACCGTTTGGTTTAttgacatcaaattatttactgatTCTCTCCGGTTGTTAGATACTCTTATATACTATCTCACTTTTGAGAATTTTGTATAActagaaatttcgaattttcgattactggaaatttctaattttccgttgaaaattaaaaagcCTTCTTAGAAATTGTCTCTATAGAAACAGTTACACCATAATATAGCGGGTAACAAAAGCATACACAGAAATAACTGGCGCATTCCCCAAACTTTAACTTAACAACAGAACCGGCTTCAAGGTCTATATTAGTGAACGAGTTTCATTATGAATGTGTTGGTCACACTGTTTTACGTCCAACGAAAGTTATAACaacatttatcaacaaaaagCTTCAATAGCTCCCATTTTATCAGTGAAATGGCGTCACATCATAAAAATGTaagttgttttttgttattgtacAAACAATAGAGTTTTTTGGAATAATGTATTAAATTTGACAAACTTATATCCTGATCCAGCAAACTTACAA is from Diorhabda sublineata isolate icDioSubl1.1 chromosome 1, icDioSubl1.1, whole genome shotgun sequence and encodes:
- the LOC130445174 gene encoding uncharacterized protein LOC130445174; protein product: MSVIQLDTEDRLEYNFFPNNTGFVQFRVRAANDAHLALTTQAAECDPMYEIFIGGWGNSKSIIRKNRTKPDVAEVPTPGILNPNEFRGFWIRWQNGNIAVGRENEQAPFLSWNDYAPINIEYVGVCTGWGANGSWIIEPPRGGGGYGGAPQNYTAPPTNFSSVCWAPGRSGQIPPRAYAGGEDNGEPLFVIRAQYNGALIPGKLVQSHGCGYVPWGGNENSVQEYEVLCDFPGRWVATSRGNIPPNALTAGQSEDGEPLYVGRVVHDGSLTVGKVQPSHGVCYIPYGGQELSFPDYEILVQ